One genomic window of Leptospira paudalimensis includes the following:
- a CDS encoding MFS transporter, with product MQKPSLPFGKQISYAVGQLGWSTLINIIGLHQVYFYLPPAPKPGQECFPDLIEKMAFWGLSTIGVVAAIGRLWDAFTDPLIANSSDRFSSRFGRRIPFLFLGGIPSAVFCWLIFVPPHNFVSSTNLVWMTSFMLLFYLFLTVYVTPFFALIPELGHTPEERLNLSTYISVTYALGIIVASTEPMIASVLQSSYVFDPDPSVQTLVARQYALGILCIFAAICMYFPVFTIHEKTYCESEASSVPFKEALVLTFKNKNFLYFALSDLCYFLALTILTTGISYYVTVLLELERDFVTQLLTVMLLVSFAFYPVVNFVARKIGKKRTVLIGFYTFLALFLSIYFIGKNSLPLSPYIQGYMIVAVAAIPIAILGILPNAILADIAELDSLKTGSKREGLFYAGRTFMQKLGQTLAVLIFSSVILLGLDRDSKKQVSPSVTGIIAPSVSESKSEPKKNSESEAKISKESTICKVEEVEAGGELGVRLTGPLASAFCLLAIFLFGKYKEDETLEEIAKIRGN from the coding sequence ATGCAAAAACCGTCTTTACCATTTGGAAAACAAATTAGTTATGCGGTAGGCCAACTTGGTTGGTCTACACTCATCAACATCATTGGCCTACACCAAGTTTATTTTTACCTACCTCCAGCTCCGAAACCTGGACAGGAGTGTTTCCCGGATCTGATTGAAAAAATGGCGTTTTGGGGCCTTTCTACCATAGGTGTGGTAGCTGCCATTGGCCGTTTGTGGGATGCATTCACTGACCCACTCATTGCAAACTCTTCCGATCGTTTTTCTTCACGGTTTGGAAGGAGAATTCCCTTTTTATTTCTAGGAGGGATTCCATCTGCCGTCTTTTGTTGGTTAATCTTTGTGCCACCACATAACTTCGTCTCATCGACAAATTTGGTTTGGATGACGAGTTTTATGTTACTCTTCTATCTATTTTTAACAGTGTATGTCACACCATTTTTTGCACTTATCCCTGAGCTTGGACATACTCCCGAAGAACGACTCAATTTATCCACTTACATCTCAGTTACATATGCATTGGGGATCATTGTTGCCTCCACGGAACCGATGATTGCTAGTGTTTTACAATCGAGTTATGTTTTTGATCCAGATCCTTCTGTGCAAACTCTTGTCGCAAGGCAATATGCATTGGGTATCCTTTGTATCTTTGCTGCGATTTGTATGTACTTCCCCGTATTTACCATCCACGAAAAAACTTACTGTGAATCAGAAGCATCGAGTGTCCCTTTTAAAGAAGCACTTGTCCTCACTTTCAAAAACAAAAACTTTTTGTATTTTGCACTTTCTGATTTGTGTTACTTCCTCGCACTCACCATTCTCACAACAGGTATTTCCTACTACGTAACAGTCCTATTAGAATTGGAAAGGGACTTTGTCACACAACTCCTGACAGTGATGTTACTTGTATCCTTTGCCTTTTACCCTGTTGTCAATTTTGTCGCACGAAAAATTGGCAAAAAGAGAACCGTTCTCATTGGATTTTACACGTTTCTCGCACTGTTTTTATCCATCTATTTTATTGGGAAAAACAGTTTGCCATTGTCCCCGTATATCCAAGGTTATATGATTGTTGCTGTTGCTGCGATACCAATTGCAATCCTTGGTATATTACCAAATGCAATATTAGCAGATATTGCTGAACTTGATTCATTAAAAACAGGTTCCAAACGAGAAGGGCTTTTTTATGCAGGAAGGACCTTTATGCAAAAACTAGGACAAACACTTGCTGTATTAATCTTCAGCTCTGTGATTTTACTTGGGCTTGACCGTGATTCCAAAAAACAAGTTTCTCCTAGCGTAACAGGAATCATTGCTCCATCTGTGTCCGAATCTAAGTCAGAACCGAAAAAAAATAGCGAGTCTGAGGCAAAAATAAGTAAGGAATCAACCATTTGTAAAGTCGAAGAAGTAGAAGCAGGTGGGGAACTGGGAGTTCGATTGACAGGACCTCTTGCTTCTGCATTCTGTTTACTTGCAATTTTTCTCTTTGGAAAATACAAAGAGGATGAAACTTTAGAAGAGATTGCAAAGATACGTGGAAATTAA
- a CDS encoding GDSL-type esterase/lipase family protein: MNRKNRIKFFLRWGVSIALVLSVTNCKTTSKRDYFDSNFQCFAEPGWRDDVNFKKYIEKAWLPTRLLYAEDNTKIKHSEIVFTGDSLVHLFVPDLMVKEFPGKSVTNRGIGGDMTETLLTRIDEDVLRLEPKTVVIEIGGNDFIQGKCLSLVQNNLLMIIKKIHSHNHQTRIFLIAVPPTRVKELNQIVPVYNLFLNQVARTTQNVEYIEVWDIMRKPDAPTLSDEFIRSNGDSLHFNEKGYELWGKKLRPYLQK; this comes from the coding sequence ATGAACCGCAAGAACAGGATTAAATTCTTCCTTCGATGGGGTGTTTCGATCGCCCTAGTTTTGAGTGTTACAAATTGTAAAACTACCTCAAAACGAGATTACTTTGACTCAAACTTCCAGTGTTTTGCAGAGCCGGGTTGGCGTGATGATGTAAATTTTAAAAAATACATCGAAAAGGCCTGGCTCCCAACACGTTTGTTATACGCAGAAGACAATACTAAAATCAAACATTCTGAAATTGTTTTTACTGGTGATAGTTTGGTGCATTTGTTTGTACCAGACCTTATGGTGAAAGAATTTCCAGGAAAATCAGTCACCAATCGTGGGATAGGTGGTGATATGACAGAAACCTTACTCACTCGTATCGATGAGGATGTGTTACGATTAGAGCCTAAAACTGTTGTGATCGAAATCGGTGGAAACGATTTTATCCAAGGCAAATGTTTGAGCCTTGTGCAAAATAATCTGCTTATGATCATCAAAAAAATCCATTCTCATAACCACCAAACGAGGATTTTTCTCATTGCAGTTCCGCCAACTCGTGTGAAGGAATTGAATCAAATTGTTCCTGTATATAATTTATTTTTAAACCAAGTGGCTCGTACCACACAAAATGTAGAATACATAGAAGTTTGGGACATTATGCGAAAACCAGATGCACCAACTCTAAGTGATGAATTCATTCGCTCGAATGGAGATAGTTTGCATTTTAATGAAAAAGGATACGAACTTTGGGGTAAAAAACTGAGACCCTATTTACAAAAGTAA
- a CDS encoding TetR/AcrR family transcriptional regulator: MQTPKEHTRKEILQAAREEFIQLGFEKASMRTIAKKAKVSTSNIYNYFENKEHLLTEILQPVLSGLEKAFAYVSHPDYFEKRFNDSYETWRERFHIALDYVDANRDDFILLLTKSQGSHLEEFPETVLTRLTKINFEQYSTFKQKNPTYKGEVDEFVVRNILSFFLNIFVQMVRQGISKQDMLMYQDSFLKFLHFGYKGSIASDLN; the protein is encoded by the coding sequence ATGCAAACTCCAAAAGAACATACTAGAAAAGAAATTCTACAAGCAGCTCGAGAAGAGTTCATCCAACTTGGTTTTGAAAAAGCCAGTATGCGAACCATTGCCAAAAAAGCAAAGGTCTCAACGAGTAATATCTATAATTACTTCGAAAACAAAGAACACTTACTCACAGAGATCTTACAGCCAGTGTTATCAGGACTTGAGAAAGCATTCGCCTATGTCTCACATCCTGACTATTTTGAAAAAAGGTTTAACGACAGTTATGAGACGTGGAGAGAAAGATTCCACATCGCTTTAGATTATGTGGATGCGAACAGGGATGATTTTATCCTACTCCTCACAAAGTCCCAAGGATCTCATTTAGAAGAATTTCCAGAAACTGTCCTCACAAGACTTACCAAAATCAATTTTGAGCAATATTCAACTTTCAAACAAAAAAATCCAACGTATAAAGGGGAGGTAGATGAGTTTGTGGTTCGTAACATCTTATCATTTTTCCTGAATATCTTTGTCCAAATGGTAAGACAAGGGATTTCCAAACAAGACATGCTGATGTACCAAGATAGTTTCCTCAAATTTTTGCATTTTGGATACAAAGGATCGATTGCCTCCGATTTGAACTGA
- the mutS gene encoding DNA mismatch repair protein MutS — translation MSETYEALNTPVMRQYLEVKEQHPDGIVFFRMGDFYEMFMDDAKIAAQILDITLTKRQNQIPMAGIPYHATESYISRLISAGKKVVVCEQTKPDDPKAKIMSREVVRIITPGTVVEDNLLGGYQNNYLSLYYKEKTSVYLAFADVSTSELVYFYFSETEKERILDTIKRFSPKEMIYTDEIPPLSKESKIILSQIPKEYLPKKKGAGIDTVVHVLDAYLQYNYRNQNFVFQSPRRIDESEYLVLDEQTVSHLELVENPNDKNHTLFGVLNRCTTATGKRYLKQRILFPTRDEKKIKDHWDKIEILTQNKKERIKIKESLGDLIDLERVMTRFRVGKALPRDFRGIEKSLTAVRQMKLILDGIGYDFSKLPKDLEVLSLEFQKTLFDGELPVFLGNSPFLKSGFNQEYDDAILAREKGKDWILELEEKEKKESGCSSLKIRYNKILGYFIEVSKAQAKDVPSHFLKKQTLVTGERFTSPKLEELERAILQADEIIERIEKQEFDRLVATCISLYEAFLTLSNEVASLDYHLSLTETKEEYQWTRPEIRTDGIIEYIDSRHPVVETFLPIGERFVPNTLELNPKENAIAVLTGPNMAGKSTFMRQMAINQILFQMGSYVPSKKSSLSIVDRIFTRIGSGDNLTKGESTFFVEMKETATILNQFTENSLILFDEVGRGTSTYDGLSIAWAILEFLSKNFPKPKTIFATHYHELTELEKGAGIFNLYLDTFEKDGEILFLKKVKRGKSKQSFGIYVAKLAGIPESVSERAKEILSGLESKKREIKIKNEEPSLFGNLMEKEAKGLSTNEEKVLKRISGLDPNKIPPLEALSILDELKRILKEEN, via the coding sequence ATGTCCGAAACATATGAAGCCTTAAATACTCCTGTTATGCGCCAATATCTGGAAGTAAAGGAACAACATCCAGATGGAATCGTATTTTTTCGAATGGGTGATTTTTACGAAATGTTTATGGATGATGCAAAAATTGCCGCACAAATTCTAGACATCACTCTTACCAAAAGGCAAAACCAAATCCCAATGGCAGGAATTCCTTACCATGCCACAGAAAGTTATATCTCAAGACTAATCTCTGCTGGGAAAAAAGTCGTAGTATGCGAACAAACCAAACCCGATGACCCAAAAGCAAAAATTATGTCGAGGGAAGTCGTTCGCATCATCACACCAGGAACTGTAGTAGAAGACAATTTACTTGGTGGGTATCAAAACAATTATTTATCTTTGTATTATAAAGAAAAAACTTCCGTCTACTTAGCGTTTGCCGATGTTTCAACTTCGGAACTTGTATATTTTTACTTTTCTGAAACGGAAAAAGAAAGAATTTTGGATACAATCAAAAGATTTTCTCCGAAGGAGATGATTTATACTGATGAAATCCCTCCCCTTTCAAAAGAATCCAAAATTATCCTATCCCAAATTCCAAAAGAATACCTCCCTAAAAAAAAAGGAGCAGGAATCGATACCGTTGTACACGTATTAGATGCATATCTGCAATACAATTATAGAAACCAAAACTTTGTCTTCCAATCCCCAAGACGAATTGATGAAAGTGAATATTTAGTCCTCGACGAACAAACGGTTTCCCATTTGGAACTGGTAGAAAATCCTAATGATAAAAACCATACTTTATTTGGTGTCCTCAATCGTTGTACCACTGCTACTGGAAAACGTTACCTCAAACAAAGGATCTTATTTCCTACAAGGGATGAAAAAAAAATAAAAGACCATTGGGACAAAATTGAAATTTTAACTCAGAACAAAAAAGAGCGTATCAAAATCAAGGAATCACTGGGGGATCTCATTGATTTAGAACGTGTGATGACACGTTTCCGTGTAGGGAAAGCTTTGCCTCGCGATTTTCGTGGGATTGAAAAAAGTTTAACAGCTGTCAGGCAGATGAAGTTAATTTTAGATGGAATTGGATATGACTTTTCCAAACTACCAAAAGACTTAGAAGTCCTAAGTTTAGAATTTCAAAAAACACTTTTTGATGGCGAACTGCCTGTATTTTTAGGAAACTCACCATTTTTAAAATCTGGTTTTAATCAAGAGTATGACGATGCCATTTTAGCCCGAGAAAAAGGGAAAGATTGGATTTTGGAACTCGAAGAAAAAGAGAAAAAGGAATCTGGTTGTTCTAGCTTAAAAATTCGTTATAACAAAATCTTGGGTTACTTTATCGAAGTTTCAAAAGCCCAAGCAAAAGATGTCCCTTCTCATTTTTTAAAAAAACAAACCCTTGTCACAGGGGAAAGATTTACTTCTCCTAAACTCGAAGAACTGGAACGTGCCATCTTACAAGCAGATGAAATCATTGAACGAATCGAAAAACAAGAATTTGATCGTTTGGTGGCAACATGTATCTCTCTCTATGAAGCATTTTTAACTTTATCAAATGAAGTTGCCTCTTTGGATTACCATTTATCTCTTACGGAAACCAAAGAAGAATACCAGTGGACACGACCCGAAATTAGAACCGATGGAATCATCGAATACATTGACTCACGCCACCCTGTCGTTGAAACATTTTTACCTATAGGGGAACGATTTGTTCCTAACACATTGGAACTCAATCCAAAAGAAAACGCAATCGCAGTGTTAACTGGTCCGAATATGGCAGGTAAATCTACCTTTATGCGCCAAATGGCCATTAACCAAATTCTTTTTCAGATGGGTTCCTATGTTCCCTCTAAAAAATCATCCTTATCCATTGTGGATCGCATTTTTACAAGGATTGGATCGGGTGACAACCTAACGAAAGGTGAGTCTACATTCTTTGTAGAAATGAAAGAAACTGCCACAATCCTAAACCAATTCACAGAAAATAGTTTGATCCTTTTTGATGAAGTTGGTCGCGGAACATCAACTTATGACGGTTTGTCGATTGCATGGGCGATCCTGGAATTCTTAAGTAAAAACTTTCCGAAACCAAAAACCATTTTCGCTACACATTACCATGAACTAACGGAACTCGAAAAAGGTGCAGGTATTTTTAATCTTTATTTAGATACCTTTGAAAAAGATGGTGAGATTCTATTCTTAAAAAAAGTGAAACGAGGAAAATCAAAACAATCCTTTGGAATTTACGTCGCAAAATTGGCAGGAATTCCGGAATCAGTATCGGAACGTGCGAAAGAAATATTATCGGGACTCGAATCCAAAAAAAGAGAAATCAAAATCAAAAATGAAGAGCCAAGTTTGTTCGGGAATTTAATGGAAAAAGAGGCTAAAGGACTATCGACTAACGAAGAAAAAGTGCTCAAACGTATTTCTGGTCTCGATCCTAATAAAATTCCACCACTTGAAGCTTTGTCAATATTGGATGAATTAAAAAGAATTCTCAAAGAGGAAAACTAA
- a CDS encoding folylpolyglutamate synthase/dihydrofolate synthase family protein: MQFIEFLNQRQNIEKTRNFNVFQNYTLDGLKSVFEHIQRSFDQKKPKPIRISVVGTNGKGSTSHYLACLFSKLGYNVGLYTSPHLLTPLERFQLVREGEPSLPNIEDVNLCFQNFFLADLQRYDSLSYFEFLTAFTYRFFHEQNIDVEIWEAGLGGRLDATKLVEADYIVLTKIGLDHSEILGNTKEAICQEKLGITSDKTLSLFAFQEEVESLPESFHTRPKKETVPLHVISIPPKDSYLETNFLYAQSIVSNILKEQETSVSNIPFASIQKPKGRMEVLSNTPIVVFDPSHNPDAIRTSSLEFARHHRKFHVVLGSLPDKDLAGILNALPEPNLENLILWEGEGFGRFPAPTGRLHERTMRRSSLPELVPLFQGEIPVLVLGSFRLYGIVANLIQNTIKM; the protein is encoded by the coding sequence ATGCAGTTCATAGAGTTTTTAAATCAAAGGCAAAATATTGAAAAAACAAGAAATTTTAATGTCTTCCAAAATTATACCCTTGATGGACTAAAATCGGTATTTGAACATATACAAAGATCCTTTGATCAAAAAAAACCAAAACCCATACGGATCAGTGTTGTTGGGACAAATGGAAAAGGTTCCACCTCACACTACTTAGCCTGTTTATTCTCAAAATTAGGATACAATGTAGGACTTTATACATCACCTCACCTACTCACACCTTTAGAAAGATTTCAACTTGTGAGAGAAGGTGAACCATCCCTTCCCAACATAGAGGATGTAAATCTTTGTTTCCAAAACTTTTTTTTAGCAGATTTACAACGTTATGATTCATTGTCTTACTTCGAATTTCTCACTGCATTTACGTATCGATTTTTCCATGAACAAAATATCGATGTAGAAATTTGGGAAGCGGGACTTGGAGGAAGGCTTGATGCCACAAAACTCGTAGAAGCAGACTATATTGTCCTCACGAAAATTGGACTCGATCATTCTGAAATTTTAGGGAACACGAAAGAAGCCATTTGCCAAGAAAAACTAGGCATTACAAGTGATAAAACTTTATCACTATTTGCGTTTCAGGAAGAAGTGGAATCACTTCCCGAATCATTCCACACTCGGCCCAAAAAAGAGACAGTTCCCCTACATGTGATTTCTATTCCACCTAAAGATAGTTATTTGGAGACAAATTTTCTTTATGCACAAAGTATTGTCTCAAATATTTTAAAGGAACAAGAAACATCAGTTTCCAACATTCCCTTTGCATCGATTCAAAAACCGAAGGGAAGGATGGAAGTCCTTTCTAATACACCAATTGTCGTTTTTGACCCTTCCCATAACCCAGATGCCATCCGCACCTCCTCCCTTGAATTTGCCCGTCACCACAGAAAATTCCATGTTGTACTAGGGAGCCTTCCCGACAAAGACCTTGCTGGGATTCTAAATGCCTTGCCTGAACCAAACCTAGAAAACCTCATCCTTTGGGAAGGAGAGGGTTTTGGCCGTTTCCCTGCCCCTACAGGGAGGCTCCATGAGAGAACCATGAGGCGAAGTTCCCTTCCCGAGTTAGTTCCCTTATTCCAAGGCGAAATTCCGGTTTTGGTGTTAGGAAGTTTCCGACTTTATGGAATTGTGGCAAATTTAATACAAAATACAATAAAGATGTAA
- a CDS encoding phosphoribosylanthranilate isomerase, whose amino-acid sequence MGTDTKIKICGIKELATLELCHELGVDYVGLNFSPRSPRGINRSVAEEILSIRHLPGFPKLVFLFFENSIEEIRTLTKEFKPDLIQLIRGDHFLTKEIWESFTNQKQLLPAIRIQSPIGSDEELEPQSSLVILDSFQKGLGGGSGHVFPWEYVTNVKRPYLLAGGITPKNVQLALNTLKPYGIDVASGVETDGKKDPTKIKELVQNVRNI is encoded by the coding sequence ATGGGAACCGATACCAAAATTAAAATCTGTGGAATCAAAGAATTGGCCACACTTGAGTTATGCCACGAACTCGGTGTGGACTATGTTGGTCTCAATTTTTCACCCAGATCACCTCGTGGAATCAATCGAAGCGTAGCAGAAGAAATACTTTCCATCCGCCACTTACCAGGATTCCCTAAACTTGTTTTTTTATTTTTTGAAAATTCCATTGAAGAAATCCGTACTCTCACAAAAGAATTTAAGCCAGACCTAATCCAACTGATTCGTGGTGATCATTTTCTTACAAAAGAAATTTGGGAATCATTCACAAATCAAAAACAATTACTCCCTGCAATCCGAATCCAATCACCCATCGGTTCAGATGAAGAATTGGAACCTCAGTCTTCCCTAGTCATTTTGGATAGTTTTCAAAAAGGACTCGGTGGAGGCAGTGGACATGTATTCCCTTGGGAATATGTAACCAATGTAAAACGACCTTATTTACTTGCTGGAGGGATCACTCCAAAGAATGTCCAATTAGCTCTGAATACATTAAAACCTTATGGGATCGATGTAGCAAGTGGAGTGGAAACAGACGGTAAAAAAGATCCAACTAAAATCAAAGAATTGGTACAAAATGTCCGAAACATATGA
- a CDS encoding shikimate dehydrogenase family protein: protein MYSKHTEIFGILGFPLGHTLSPWIHNTLFRLSGYDGVYLVFENEHWKQIGLKPLLDLGVKGVSVTIPFKEWAYTQANEVCEASKTMAASNTLLFRNGISAVNTDGTGALESIKQMNSDLVNPGIEKKILVLGSGGSAKGILFAIAKELEGNRKQNSFKRKVHILARNKEAKNEIEQLLGNPTWLEQPTKEEVIQNREEYDLIIHTTPVGMKGVGGEPILDSQFFTKKHTLFDIVYNPLETDLVKQAKKKKAEIIPGYHMLLYQGIRQFELFTGEKLKHKWIQKVESILLKELKHRK from the coding sequence TTGTATTCAAAACACACAGAGATCTTTGGCATATTAGGATTTCCCTTAGGCCATACCCTATCCCCTTGGATCCACAATACTCTATTTAGACTCAGCGGTTATGACGGAGTGTATCTTGTTTTTGAAAACGAACACTGGAAACAAATCGGATTAAAACCTCTCCTCGATTTAGGTGTCAAAGGAGTCTCTGTTACAATACCATTCAAAGAATGGGCGTATACCCAAGCAAACGAAGTCTGTGAAGCCTCAAAAACGATGGCAGCATCGAATACACTTCTCTTCCGAAATGGGATCAGTGCTGTGAATACAGATGGTACGGGTGCACTTGAGTCGATCAAACAAATGAATTCAGATTTGGTTAATCCGGGCATTGAGAAAAAAATCTTGGTCTTAGGGAGTGGTGGAAGTGCCAAAGGGATTTTATTTGCGATCGCAAAAGAATTAGAAGGGAATCGCAAACAAAATTCTTTCAAACGAAAAGTACACATTCTTGCCCGAAACAAAGAAGCCAAAAATGAAATCGAACAATTGTTAGGAAATCCCACCTGGCTCGAACAACCTACAAAAGAGGAAGTGATACAAAATAGAGAAGAGTATGATCTCATCATCCATACAACACCAGTGGGGATGAAAGGAGTTGGTGGTGAACCAATTTTAGACTCTCAGTTTTTTACCAAAAAACACACGTTATTCGACATTGTTTACAATCCTTTGGAAACTGATCTTGTAAAACAAGCTAAGAAAAAAAAGGCAGAAATAATCCCAGGTTACCATATGTTACTGTACCAAGGGATCAGACAATTTGAATTATTTACGGGTGAAAAGTTAAAACACAAATGGATTCAAAAAGTAGAATCGATTTTACTCAAAGAATTAAAACATAGAAAATAA
- the serB gene encoding phosphoserine phosphatase SerB, translated as MNSILLISSNPIPNNQIFEGFQDFQGEIFTSTVTIDNKTFSHSERYGLHSVRILLDESWNRNQILMIRERFAKYKIDLLYLPSLLPTKQTSLFVFDMDSTVIKEEVIDELARKHGVFDTVASVTKKAMEGGMGFDEALRLRVKHLAGLSIQSFKEVYDLLHLNDGMETVFQFVPSNGCKLGILSGGFSPVLELFSKKYPVDFFRANGLEEKDGFFTGQIFGEIINREKKEVYLRKYANEFLVPLERVVAVGDGANDALMLNAAGIGIGIHAKQGLKDQIINWIEFTNLSALVFLFENSF; from the coding sequence ATGAATTCAATCCTTCTCATTTCTAGTAATCCCATTCCCAACAATCAAATTTTCGAAGGCTTCCAAGATTTTCAGGGTGAGATTTTTACTTCCACTGTTACAATTGACAACAAAACTTTTTCCCATTCGGAACGATATGGTCTTCACTCTGTTCGTATCTTACTCGACGAATCCTGGAACCGAAATCAAATTTTGATGATTCGAGAAAGGTTTGCAAAATACAAAATAGATTTATTATATCTACCTTCCTTATTACCTACCAAACAAACTTCTCTCTTTGTATTTGATATGGATTCCACAGTCATAAAAGAAGAGGTGATCGATGAACTTGCCCGTAAACATGGTGTATTCGATACAGTAGCAAGTGTTACAAAAAAAGCGATGGAAGGTGGAATGGGATTTGATGAAGCTCTCCGCCTCAGAGTGAAACATTTGGCTGGTCTTTCCATACAAAGTTTTAAAGAAGTATATGATCTTTTGCATTTAAATGATGGAATGGAAACGGTATTTCAATTTGTCCCATCAAACGGTTGTAAGCTTGGTATTTTAAGTGGTGGTTTTAGTCCTGTTTTAGAACTATTTTCAAAAAAATACCCTGTGGACTTTTTTCGAGCCAATGGACTAGAAGAAAAGGATGGTTTTTTCACAGGCCAAATCTTTGGTGAGATCATCAATCGTGAGAAAAAGGAAGTCTACTTACGGAAGTATGCGAATGAATTTTTAGTTCCTCTCGAACGTGTGGTTGCTGTAGGAGACGGAGCTAATGATGCTTTGATGTTAAATGCTGCAGGGATTGGGATTGGGATTCATGCCAAACAAGGTCTAAAAGACCAAATCATCAATTGGATCGAATTTACAAATTTATCTGCTTTAGTTTTCCTCTTTGAGAATTCTTTTTAA